The window ATGTTGCAATAGCTATATACATTGACAAAAGCAGAAATAAATGGGTGGGGACATATTTCGGCGGAGCTGCGAAGTTTAATTCAGCACAAAACGTATGGACGGCTTTTGATTTAGCTGATTCATTAGGATTAACAGGTGATAATATGGTGAATGGTGTAATAGCAGACGATTCAAATGCGTATTTTCGATATAGGACGACTTTGTACAGATATTCAAGCAATGGATTTGAAATAATACCCGTAGGGTCTCCAACTGCATTTGAATTTGACAAATATAATAATTTATTGATAGGTAACTTGCATGGAATAGCTATCTATAATCCTAACGGAATTGTCAGCGTAACACACGATGAAGAAATAATCCCTGCTATTTACAGCATTATTGAAAATTACCCTAATCCATTTAACAATGAAACGAAGATAAGAATATCACTTTCAAAGTATTCGGATATTACATTAAAAATATATGATATAAAAGGCAGGTTGGTTTCTATGCTTGCAAATGGTAAATACAACAAAGGAATTCATGAATTCAAATTTAATGGAAGTAAATTGTCGAGCGGCGTTTATTTTGCCGTTTTGAAAACAGAAAATGAGATAAAATCACATAGAATTGTTCTATTAAAATAAATAATATCAAGAAATAATTGAATGTGAAAATAATATTTACAACAATAATAATATTGTTCACTTTTGAACTTGGTGCCCAGCCGCAGTGGGTGATATATAATCAATTTAATTCAGGTTTACCAAGTAGTATGGTTGGGAGTATTTTAATAGACAGCAATAATGTAAAGTGGATAACTACCGATAATGGATTTGCTAAATTACAAGGCAATACGTGGACTGTGTATGACACTCTAAACTCGGGTTTGCCGCAAAATCACTGTTATGGAATTGTGCTTGATAAAAGAAATATAATGTGGATGTCATGTCCCGGAAAAGGTATCGTTAAATATGACGGAGTAAACTGGACAGTGTATAACAATGATAACACTGGATTACCCGTTAACTGGTCTGGCTATGTTGATGTTGATGAAAATAACAATAAGTGGTTTGCAGGATACGGTTTGTTTAAATACAATGATACAAATTGGGTTTATTACAATACAAACAATTCAGGACTTCCTACTAACTTGACAGAATGTGTCTTTGTAAAAGATAATATTGTCTGGGTGGGAACATATATGGGAGGAGTAGCAAAGTTCGATGGAGTAAACTGGACATTGTATAATACTCAGAATTCAGGCATACCAAGTAACTGGATTTATATGATAACATCGGATTTACAAAATAATTTATGGTTCGCAACATTTTTTGGAGGATTGGCTAGATATAACGAATCTCAAAATTTATGGACAGTATATAATACAACAAATTCAGGACTTCATCACAATAATTTATATTCCGTATTTGCTGATAATAATAATGTTAAATGGATTGGAGGTGGGGGAATGGCAATTTTCAATGATACAACATGGCAGATATTTACTTACCCTTTCATTAGTGAAGTATTCAATTTTTCTAAGGATAAATACGGCAATATGTGGATTTGTTCAGATAATGGATTATATGTTTACAATCCGGCTGGAGTAGTAGGTGTGGAAAACATTTCTTCGATTGTACCTGAAAATTTTCTATTAATAAGGAATTATCCTAATCCATTTAATTCGCAAACAAAAATAAAAATTACTATTCCGGAAAAATCAAATGTGAATTTGAATATTTATGATATCAATGGCAGGTTAGTAGAAAAAATCGCAAAAGGTAATTACAGCAAAGGAACTTACACATTTAGTTTTAACGCAGATAATTTATCAAGCGGGGTTTACTTTATTCAATTAAAAACAGATTCGGAAATTAAAGTTCATAAAATAATATTACAAAAATAAGGCATCATTGGTTATCATTAAAAGATCATAAATAAAAGAGGGCATCCACTCAGTCCTGAAATCAGTGTAACGCTTCCAACCTTATATTTAGCAATAATCACATAATTTCTCATGAATTATAGAAATAATTATTCCATTATTTCGTTATTTCTAAAATTGTGTAAAATATACTATTTCAGAAATCCCCCAAAACTCACTCCAAAACCCCCAATTACTAGCTTTTTTATGTATGCCTGCGTTATGCCTGCGATATGACTGCGATATGTCTGCGATATTATATTAAGGCAATAATATCCCGCTTAATCCCCCCTTAAATTCCCTAAGTACATAAAATATCATACAATTAAAAAAGGGGATGCACATTTTGCACCCCCTTCTTTATTAAACTATTGTTTTATCTTTTATTTAATTAAAATCATTTTCTTGGTTTCAGAAAATCCATCAGCTTTCAAAGTATAAAAATAAGTCCCGCTCGAAAGTTTTTCACCTGAGACTTCAGCATTATACTTCCCTGCTTTCACATGACCGTCTAAATAAGTTGCCACTAACTTACCTGAGATATCATATATTTTAAGACTTACGTATCCGTCTTTTGGAATTGAAAACTTTATATTTGTTACTGGATTAAACGGATTTGGATAGTTTTGACCGAGCTCAAAATT of the Ignavibacteria bacterium genome contains:
- a CDS encoding T9SS type A sorting domain-containing protein, translated to VAIAIYIDKSRNKWVGTYFGGAAKFNSAQNVWTAFDLADSLGLTGDNMVNGVIADDSNAYFRYRTTLYRYSSNGFEIIPVGSPTAFEFDKYNNLLIGNLHGIAIYNPNGIVSVTHDEEIIPAIYSIIENYPNPFNNETKIRISLSKYSDITLKIYDIKGRLVSMLANGKYNKGIHEFKFNGSKLSSGVYFAVLKTENEIKSHRIVLLK
- a CDS encoding T9SS type A sorting domain-containing protein, with the translated sequence MKIIFTTIIILFTFELGAQPQWVIYNQFNSGLPSSMVGSILIDSNNVKWITTDNGFAKLQGNTWTVYDTLNSGLPQNHCYGIVLDKRNIMWMSCPGKGIVKYDGVNWTVYNNDNTGLPVNWSGYVDVDENNNKWFAGYGLFKYNDTNWVYYNTNNSGLPTNLTECVFVKDNIVWVGTYMGGVAKFDGVNWTLYNTQNSGIPSNWIYMITSDLQNNLWFATFFGGLARYNESQNLWTVYNTTNSGLHHNNLYSVFADNNNVKWIGGGGMAIFNDTTWQIFTYPFISEVFNFSKDKYGNMWICSDNGLYVYNPAGVVGVENISSIVPENFLLIRNYPNPFNSQTKIKITIPEKSNVNLNIYDINGRLVEKIAKGNYSKGTYTFSFNADNLSSGVYFIQLKTDSEIKVHKIILQK